From the Acidilutibacter cellobiosedens genome, one window contains:
- the spoIIE gene encoding stage II sporulation protein E, giving the protein MIDMISSKRRRIADQFQFNKEAVFIGILGFFLSRGVILGELTPFGVSFFSSYLLNNNSIGLLLIISLGLLSFHGIKGFVYIFSMIGIYFFYEILKRKRKISYIKMSFLSSLVFLFTRILFLIIFRHYYIYDFLIVFFEGIVVFTMTYIFFFSTVIENNNFDIITNEKTICTFITLALALSGVKNAGVLGISVKNIISIFTVISFGYIYGASLGGAMGIAVGMISYLPETNMPFLISIFGLSGLMSGVFKDLGKTGAILGFLMGNSIMNFYISGFNSSLLNLKEIGIGAILFLIFSSRIEKFFSDFLKNPRELKKDENMGKRIQGIVSNRIERISNVFSEMGEVFVHAAEKETDGNSEDMYDLIDGIANTVCNKCSLNKFCWGEDFYTTYYSMFNLIEKIETEEEIREENLPELFRKRCVKVEDMIENIYKYYDIHKINYTWKKRVSENRKLVSEQFKEISEIMKELVEDINAPIVFNRDLEEIIYTELKNNKINVSNVNVLESSKRKLEIFVEVKNTCENENMENSIKEILSDILKIELSGEFNLSESKKKNQIYKFTQAKKISAMTSFSTIYKEGNHISGDTFTYMESKDNYYIALSDGMGAGQKANSESNTAISMLEKCLEAGFNKEMVLSTINSMLFLKGNEETFVTLDISAIDLFNGKLQTIKTGAAPTFIKKKNGVKMINSQSLPVGMLKDVDFQVCEEYLEDGDFIIMMSDGVLDSNEEVIDKEEWMMEVIKNIKSINPQTISKEIIEEAKRKYKDYIKDDTTVLVTKIWKNR; this is encoded by the coding sequence ATGATAGATATGATTTCTTCAAAGAGGAGAAGAATAGCAGATCAATTTCAATTTAATAAAGAGGCTGTTTTTATTGGTATATTAGGATTCTTTTTATCCAGAGGGGTGATACTTGGAGAACTTACTCCTTTTGGTGTTTCATTTTTTTCCAGTTATCTTTTAAATAATAATTCCATAGGTCTTTTATTGATTATATCATTAGGGTTATTGTCTTTTCATGGGATTAAAGGTTTTGTTTATATTTTTTCAATGATAGGAATTTATTTTTTTTATGAAATATTGAAAAGAAAAAGAAAAATTTCTTATATCAAGATGTCTTTTCTTTCTTCTTTGGTGTTTCTTTTTACAAGAATATTGTTTTTAATAATATTCAGGCATTACTATATATATGATTTTTTAATTGTTTTTTTTGAAGGAATAGTAGTGTTTACGATGACCTATATATTTTTCTTCAGTACCGTAATAGAAAATAACAATTTCGATATTATTACAAACGAGAAAACTATATGTACATTCATTACTCTTGCTTTAGCGTTGTCAGGGGTAAAAAATGCAGGCGTTTTAGGTATCTCAGTTAAAAATATAATAAGCATATTTACTGTAATATCTTTTGGATATATTTATGGCGCTTCTCTCGGTGGAGCAATGGGAATAGCTGTTGGAATGATATCTTATTTGCCAGAAACAAATATGCCATTTTTAATATCTATATTTGGACTTTCAGGCCTTATGTCGGGAGTATTTAAGGACCTGGGAAAGACTGGAGCAATACTGGGGTTTTTAATGGGAAACAGTATCATGAACTTTTATATCAGCGGGTTTAATTCAAGTTTATTGAATTTAAAGGAAATAGGAATAGGGGCAATTTTATTTTTAATCTTCTCATCCAGAATAGAAAAGTTTTTTTCCGATTTTTTAAAGAACCCTAGAGAATTAAAAAAAGATGAAAACATGGGGAAAAGGATACAGGGTATCGTTTCAAACAGAATTGAAAGAATCTCCAACGTTTTTTCCGAGATGGGAGAGGTCTTTGTCCATGCTGCGGAAAAAGAAACAGACGGGAATTCGGAAGATATGTATGATCTTATTGATGGAATAGCCAATACCGTATGTAATAAATGTTCACTAAATAAATTTTGCTGGGGAGAGGATTTTTATACTACTTATTATTCTATGTTTAATCTTATAGAAAAGATTGAAACGGAGGAAGAGATAAGGGAAGAGAACTTACCGGAGCTTTTTAGGAAAAGATGTGTGAAAGTAGAAGACATGATTGAAAACATATATAAATATTATGATATTCATAAGATAAATTATACTTGGAAGAAAAGAGTATCAGAAAACAGAAAGCTTGTGTCGGAACAGTTCAAGGAGATTTCAGAAATAATGAAGGAGTTAGTTGAAGACATTAATGCTCCCATAGTTTTTAATAGGGATTTGGAAGAAATAATATATACCGAATTAAAAAATAATAAGATAAATGTTTCCAATGTAAATGTGTTGGAATCAAGTAAAAGGAAATTAGAAATCTTTGTCGAGGTAAAAAATACTTGTGAAAACGAAAATATGGAGAATTCCATCAAAGAAATTCTTTCAGATATATTGAAAATAGAATTAAGCGGAGAATTTAATTTGAGCGAATCGAAGAAAAAGAATCAAATTTATAAATTCACTCAGGCAAAGAAGATAAGTGCTATGACCAGCTTTTCAACAATTTATAAAGAGGGGAACCATATCTCGGGAGATACTTTTACCTATATGGAAAGTAAAGATAACTATTATATAGCATTAAGTGATGGTATGGGGGCAGGGCAAAAAGCAAATTCAGAAAGCAATACAGCTATATCTATGCTGGAAAAATGTTTAGAAGCAGGATTTAATAAAGAAATGGTTTTAAGCACTATTAATTCCATGTTGTTTCTTAAAGGCAATGAAGAAACATTTGTTACTTTGGATATTTCCGCTATTGATTTATTTAACGGAAAACTTCAGACAATCAAAACAGGAGCAGCTCCCACTTTTATAAAAAAGAAAAATGGAGTAAAAATGATAAATTCTCAGTCTTTACCTGTAGGAATGCTGAAGGACGTAGACTTTCAAGTTTGCGAGGAATATCTTGAAGACGGAGATTTTATCATAATGATGTCGGATGGAGTATTGGATTCAAATGAAGAAGTAATTGACAAGGAAGAATGGATGATGGAGGTGATTAAGAATATTAAAAGTATTAATCCTCAAACCATATCTAAAGAAATTATAGAGGAGGCGAAAAGAAAATATAAAGACTATATAAAAGATGACACAACCGTATTGGTAACTAAAATATGGAAGAATAGGTGA
- a CDS encoding S1 RNA-binding domain-containing protein — translation MPVTVGEVVDGTITGITNFGAFIQLAEGKTGLVHISEISDHYVQKVSDYLKKDQKVKVKVLSISKEGKISLSIRQAKPKTNMPVEIDWGKTDEKQKLLTFEDKLSKFLKESNERQDQLKSRENRRGLGQKKSKSTVDS, via the coding sequence ATGCCTGTAACTGTAGGAGAGGTAGTTGACGGCACTATTACCGGAATAACAAATTTTGGAGCATTTATACAATTGGCTGAGGGAAAGACTGGGTTAGTTCATATTTCAGAAATCTCAGATCATTATGTTCAAAAGGTTAGCGATTATCTGAAAAAGGATCAAAAGGTGAAGGTGAAGGTTCTTTCTATCTCTAAAGAAGGGAAAATAAGCCTTTCTATCAGACAAGCCAAACCTAAAACTAATATGCCTGTTGAAATAGATTGGGGAAAAACTGATGAAAAACAAAAACTTTTAACTTTCGAAGATAAGCTTTCAAAATTTTTAAAAGAAAGTAATGAAAGGCAAGATCAACTCAAGTCAAGGGAAAATAGAAGGGGACTTGGTCAAAAGAAAAGCAAAAGCACAGTGGATTCATAA
- a CDS encoding FtsB family cell division protein, which produces MKKNKRIKIRHLFILFFALYIGSAIISQQKMFKNLSQEKAQKVQEVKEIKKQINEIDKEIDQSNTLEFVEKTAREDLNMVKPREIMYVDLNKSNNAFLKGRK; this is translated from the coding sequence ATGAAGAAAAACAAGAGAATTAAAATTAGGCATTTATTTATTTTATTCTTTGCTTTATATATTGGCAGTGCTATTATTAGTCAGCAAAAGATGTTTAAAAACTTATCCCAAGAAAAGGCTCAAAAGGTGCAGGAAGTAAAAGAAATTAAAAAACAAATTAATGAAATAGATAAAGAAATTGATCAAAGTAATACCTTAGAATTTGTAGAAAAAACTGCAAGGGAAGATTTGAATATGGTAAAGCCAAGGGAGATCATGTACGTTGACCTTAATAAGAGTAATAATGCCTTTCTCAAAGGAAGAAAATAA
- the yabQ gene encoding spore cortex biosynthesis protein YabQ: protein MIFGVVSMDSSLKIQGYIFLSTVYGGLMIGLIYDLYKVIRYFLKPKKFATYIEDLFFWIIAALVIFNILLKSNWGELRGYVFLGFFIGILLYLKILEKVVFKILFFIFGSLIKGFKKVFSIIFYPVIILKRKLKLRTKKVKNIRHIFNRMIKDVGKYKDIISKKK, encoded by the coding sequence ATGATTTTTGGAGTGGTAAGTATGGATAGTTCTCTTAAAATACAGGGGTATATATTTTTGAGTACTGTTTATGGCGGATTGATGATAGGACTTATATATGATTTATATAAGGTTATTAGATATTTTTTGAAACCGAAGAAATTCGCAACTTATATTGAAGACTTATTCTTTTGGATTATAGCCGCCTTAGTAATATTTAATATATTATTAAAAAGTAATTGGGGAGAATTAAGAGGATATGTATTTTTGGGATTCTTTATAGGAATATTGTTGTATTTAAAAATACTTGAAAAAGTTGTATTTAAAATACTATTTTTTATTTTTGGGTCTTTAATAAAAGGATTTAAAAAAGTTTTTTCAATAATTTTTTATCCCGTTATAATTTTAAAAAGAAAATTGAAACTAAGAACAAAGAAAGTAAAAAATATAAGACATATTTTTAACAGAATGATAAAAGATGTTGGAAAATATAAAGATATAATATCAAAAAAGAAATAG
- the yabP gene encoding sporulation protein YabP → MGENKTTFTTQNIILENRGNLTITGIEQVESFNDNTIILNSIKGGIVIKGNELNISNLNLEKGNLNIEGTINSITYSNKDNIGKNSLFGKMFK, encoded by the coding sequence ATGGGTGAAAATAAAACGACTTTTACAACTCAAAACATAATTCTTGAAAATAGAGGTAATCTTACTATTACCGGGATAGAGCAAGTGGAGAGCTTTAATGATAATACCATTATATTGAATTCAATTAAAGGAGGAATAGTTATAAAAGGAAATGAGCTGAATATAAGCAATTTAAACTTAGAAAAGGGGAATTTAAACATAGAAGGGACAATTAATAGTATTACTTATTCTAACAAGGATAACATAGGTAAAAACAGCTTATTTGGGAAGATGTTTAAATGA
- a CDS encoding RNA-binding S4 domain-containing protein, which translates to MRIDKFLKNSRIIKRRTVAKESCDQGRVIINGKIAKPGDEVEVGDIVEIKFGQGIMKIEVLSVQNNVSRDNSKEVFKVL; encoded by the coding sequence ATGAGAATCGATAAGTTTTTAAAAAATTCAAGAATAATAAAAAGAAGGACTGTAGCTAAGGAATCATGTGATCAAGGAAGAGTCATTATTAATGGAAAAATAGCAAAACCGGGGGATGAAGTTGAAGTAGGAGACATAGTTGAAATTAAATTTGGTCAGGGTATCATGAAGATAGAAGTATTAAGTGTACAGAATAATGTGAGCAGGGATAATTCTAAGGAAGTATTTAAAGTATTGTAA
- a CDS encoding HU family DNA-binding protein, whose translation MNKAELVSSIAEKSNLTKKDTENALNAFMKVVEEALAKGDKVQLVGFGTFEVRERKAREGRNPRNPEEVIQIPASKAPVFKAGKALKEIVNK comes from the coding sequence ATGAACAAAGCTGAATTAGTTTCCAGCATAGCTGAAAAAAGTAATTTGACAAAGAAGGACACAGAGAATGCTTTAAATGCATTTATGAAGGTAGTGGAGGAAGCTCTGGCAAAAGGAGATAAGGTTCAATTAGTTGGTTTTGGAACTTTTGAAGTAAGAGAAAGAAAAGCCAGAGAAGGAAGGAATCCAAGGAATCCTGAAGAAGTTATTCAAATTCCAGCCTCAAAAGCTCCAGTGTTTAAAGCTGGCAAGGCATTAAAAGAAATAGTGAATAAGTAA
- a CDS encoding bifunctional methyltransferase/pyrophosphohydrolase YabN: MGKIYVLGLGPGDVGSLTLKVVERLNSGDKNYLRTEKHPIIDYIKGKNISYETYDYVYEKKDKFEDIYEFIAKDLIEKSKEFNIINYFVPGNPIVAEKSVEILLEMEKQKRVELEIIPGMSFIDPILIAVNRDPIDGLKLINGINLKPYYVDINTDMIITQVYNSRIASEVKIILSEIYGDEFEIYVINAAGIEGKEKIFKIPIYGLDRIKEISYLTSIYIPKVDKINKKLYDFNDLLSLVERLRGEDGCPWDREQTHLSIRECAIEEAYEVVDAIDQGDIDNLVEELGDLILQVIFHSQIGSEDGNFNIWDVTTKICNKLIDRHPHVFEEKKVENSEEVVYNWNDIKFKAQNIVSYTERLKSIPPLPSLMRSYKVQERAKEVGFDWNNVDGAVSKIKEEYLEVLEILNNFKGGDMDRLEEELGDLLFSVVNVCRFFNINPEVILNKSINKFINRFEEMENLSNQRNKDLKEMTLEEMDELWNLSKIHKNKRFDKN, translated from the coding sequence ATGGGGAAGATATATGTATTAGGGTTAGGACCTGGAGATGTAGGAAGCTTAACTTTAAAAGTTGTTGAAAGGCTTAACAGTGGAGACAAAAATTATTTAAGGACTGAGAAACATCCTATTATAGACTATATTAAGGGGAAAAATATTTCCTATGAGACTTATGATTACGTATATGAAAAAAAGGATAAATTTGAAGATATTTATGAATTCATAGCTAAGGATCTAATAGAAAAATCTAAGGAATTTAATATAATAAATTATTTTGTTCCAGGGAATCCTATTGTGGCGGAAAAAAGTGTCGAGATTCTTTTGGAGATGGAGAAACAAAAAAGAGTGGAGTTGGAAATAATCCCAGGAATGAGTTTCATCGATCCTATACTTATTGCAGTAAATCGTGACCCTATAGATGGATTAAAATTAATAAACGGTATAAACTTAAAGCCTTATTATGTCGATATAAATACGGATATGATTATAACACAAGTATACAATAGCAGAATAGCATCGGAAGTAAAGATTATTTTATCAGAAATATATGGCGATGAATTTGAAATATATGTAATAAATGCTGCAGGAATTGAGGGAAAAGAAAAAATATTTAAAATACCTATTTATGGGCTTGACAGAATAAAGGAAATAAGCTATCTTACAAGTATATATATTCCTAAGGTGGATAAAATAAATAAAAAATTATATGATTTTAATGATCTCCTTAGTTTGGTAGAAAGGTTAAGAGGAGAAGACGGCTGTCCCTGGGATAGAGAGCAGACCCATTTATCGATAAGAGAATGTGCTATTGAAGAGGCTTATGAGGTAGTAGATGCAATAGATCAGGGAGATATTGATAATTTAGTTGAAGAGTTGGGGGATTTGATTCTTCAGGTCATTTTTCACAGTCAGATAGGAAGTGAAGATGGAAATTTTAATATATGGGATGTTACCACAAAAATATGTAATAAACTTATAGATAGACATCCTCACGTTTTTGAAGAAAAAAAAGTAGAAAATTCTGAGGAAGTAGTATATAATTGGAATGATATAAAATTTAAAGCTCAAAATATTGTAAGTTACACAGAGAGACTAAAAAGTATTCCTCCCCTTCCTTCCCTTATGAGAAGTTATAAGGTGCAAGAAAGGGCTAAGGAAGTAGGTTTTGATTGGAATAATGTAGATGGAGCTGTTTCAAAGATTAAGGAGGAATATTTAGAAGTACTTGAAATCTTAAATAATTTTAAAGGTGGTGATATGGATAGATTAGAAGAAGAACTGGGAGATTTATTATTTTCGGTAGTAAACGTTTGTAGATTTTTTAATATCAATCCGGAAGTAATTCTTAACAAAAGTATAAATAAGTTTATTAACAGGTTTGAGGAAATGGAAAATTTAAGTAACCAAAGAAACAAGGATTTAAAAGAAATGACTTTAGAAGAAATGGATGAACTATGGAATCTATCAAAGATACATAAAAATAAACGATTTGATAAAAATTAG
- a CDS encoding putative polysaccharide biosynthesis protein, with protein MSKEKFLKGAAILGVAGMIVKLLGAVYRLPISNIIKTEGMGYYQTAYPLYVLILTVSTSGFPVAIAKLVSEKRALRDFKGAYKIFKIALLGLFICGILSSMLVLLNAESIVEHLGNKNAYYALIALVPALFFVPIMSAFRGYFQGTQNMKPTALSQISEQLFRVIVGLFLTYYLLDKGIPIAAGGASFGGSIGAIAGTLSIVWIYFLNRKKMNKEIRSSLNAKEESVSRIIKNLLIIAIPITIGASIAPIMDTIDAAIVLRRLQSIGFSEFESNNLYGQLKGLAQTLINLPQVFSMALAISLVPSISEAYTKRNYSEVKSITSSGLRITLLIGLPCAFGLFVLGKPIIKLLYFKNDIESLNNTGEILQLLSFGVIFLTMVQSLTAMLQGMGRPFVPVKNLFLGAVVKTFLTYILTGISWINVKGAAISTVVAYFIAGMLDLSAVKRYSKVKFNMKEVFIKPFLSSLGMAVAAFLGYRLFEGILGGKISTLIGIFIGVIVYFILLIITGAITNEDFKILPKGDKIAGILYKLKLLK; from the coding sequence ATGAGTAAAGAAAAATTTTTAAAAGGAGCAGCGATTTTAGGAGTTGCCGGAATGATTGTTAAACTCTTAGGTGCTGTTTATAGACTTCCTATAAGTAATATAATTAAGACAGAAGGTATGGGTTACTATCAAACAGCTTATCCCCTGTATGTTTTGATACTTACTGTTTCTACATCAGGATTTCCTGTAGCGATTGCGAAATTAGTATCTGAAAAAAGAGCTTTAAGAGATTTTAAGGGAGCATATAAAATATTTAAAATTGCTTTGTTAGGATTATTTATATGCGGAATACTTTCAAGCATGCTTGTTTTGTTAAATGCGGAGTCAATAGTAGAGCATCTTGGAAATAAAAATGCATATTACGCATTAATCGCTCTTGTGCCGGCACTTTTTTTTGTTCCTATAATGTCTGCCTTCAGGGGATATTTTCAAGGGACTCAAAACATGAAACCCACAGCTTTATCTCAAATATCAGAGCAGCTTTTTAGGGTAATTGTCGGACTTTTTCTTACATATTACCTCTTGGATAAAGGGATACCTATAGCAGCAGGAGGAGCCTCTTTTGGTGGCTCTATAGGAGCTATAGCGGGAACCCTTTCCATAGTATGGATTTATTTTCTAAATAGAAAAAAGATGAATAAGGAGATAAGAAGTTCTTTAAATGCTAAGGAAGAATCGGTAAGCAGAATCATAAAAAATTTACTTATTATAGCCATACCTATAACAATAGGGGCTTCCATTGCCCCAATAATGGATACTATAGATGCGGCAATAGTTTTAAGACGTCTTCAAAGTATAGGATTTTCTGAATTTGAATCAAATAATCTTTACGGACAACTTAAAGGTCTTGCTCAAACATTGATTAATTTACCTCAAGTGTTTTCTATGGCTTTAGCTATAAGCCTTGTGCCATCTATATCGGAAGCTTATACAAAGAGAAACTACAGCGAAGTTAAAAGTATTACATCCTCGGGATTAAGAATTACTTTGCTTATAGGACTTCCCTGTGCTTTTGGCTTATTTGTCCTTGGGAAACCGATTATTAAACTTTTATATTTTAAGAATGATATTGAATCATTGAATAATACCGGAGAGATACTTCAACTTCTTTCATTTGGAGTAATATTTTTAACCATGGTACAGTCCTTAACGGCAATGCTTCAAGGTATGGGAAGGCCCTTTGTTCCCGTAAAAAATCTTTTTTTAGGTGCTGTTGTTAAAACTTTTCTCACTTATATATTAACGGGAATTTCTTGGATAAATGTGAAGGGTGCTGCCATTAGTACAGTAGTAGCTTATTTTATTGCCGGAATGTTGGATTTATCTGCAGTAAAAAGATATTCGAAGGTTAAATTTAATATGAAAGAAGTATTTATTAAACCTTTTTTGTCTTCCTTAGGAATGGCAGTAGCGGCTTTCTTAGGATATAGACTTTTTGAGGGAATATTAGGAGGTAAAATTTCTACTTTAATAGGAATATTTATAGGAGTGATTGTTTATTTTATACTTTTAATAATTACAGGAGCCATTACCAATGAGGATTTTAAAATTCTTCCCAAAGGAGACAAAATTGCAGGAATCCTTTATAAATTAAAGTTACTTAAATAA
- the spoVT gene encoding stage V sporulation protein T, giving the protein MKATGIVRRIDDLGRVVIPKEIRRTLRIREGDPLEIFTDREGEVILKKYSPIGELNEFATEYCESLYEVNNNVCVITDRDTIIAISGGSKKEFLDKRVSPDLEKIMEGRKTYTTDEGNRPVKLFYEDENADRYTAQVIAPIVMQGDPIGTVIFFSKEPNANMGEVEIKLAETAAGFLSKQMEN; this is encoded by the coding sequence ATGAAAGCTACTGGAATAGTAAGAAGAATCGACGATCTGGGTAGGGTTGTTATTCCTAAAGAAATCAGAAGAACTCTAAGAATAAGAGAAGGAGATCCCTTAGAGATATTTACTGATAGAGAAGGAGAGGTAATACTTAAAAAATATTCTCCTATTGGAGAGTTGAATGAATTTGCTACAGAATATTGTGAATCTTTGTATGAAGTTAATAATAATGTATGTGTGATTACAGACAGAGATACTATAATAGCAATTTCCGGAGGTTCAAAAAAGGAATTCTTGGATAAAAGAGTAAGTCCTGATCTCGAGAAAATAATGGAAGGAAGAAAAACTTATACGACAGATGAAGGCAATAGACCTGTTAAACTTTTCTATGAAGATGAAAATGCAGATAGATATACTGCTCAAGTAATAGCTCCCATTGTTATGCAGGGAGATCCTATAGGTACTGTAATTTTCTTTTCTAAAGAACCGAATGCTAATATGGGAGAAGTAGAAATAAAATTGGCAGAAACCGCTGCTGGGTTTCTTTCCAAACAAATGGAGAATTAA
- a CDS encoding peptidylprolyl isomerase, producing MFSLVNMKRRILIIFLAVIMILASFAGCEKLNKNSVATVDGDNISKEEFNKNFNMYKKAYESQYGSDIMSTVVSGDKTFEEVLKEKTLDLLISEKLIVGRANEKKIAVSEKDITDQINSYKEELGGEEKYTQFLKDNDMTEEYFKDNIKKELLIQKYKDDYINNLKISNEDAKKYFEENKDSFIKIRASHILLKTEDEAKKVEERLKKGEKFNDLAYELSIDKVSAAKGGDLGYFTKGQMVEEFDNAAFALKVGEVSGIVKTDYGFHIIKVDDKVDQYDKLKEDVIASLKEKKYNEYLTKLRDEADVKIYLDTATSTKTNNNEEKK from the coding sequence ATGTTTTCATTGGTAAATATGAAAAGAAGAATATTGATAATTTTTTTGGCAGTGATTATGATTTTGGCAAGCTTTGCAGGTTGTGAGAAGCTAAATAAAAATTCCGTTGCAACAGTAGATGGAGATAATATTTCTAAAGAAGAGTTTAACAAAAATTTTAATATGTATAAAAAAGCCTATGAATCACAATACGGTTCAGATATTATGTCTACAGTAGTGAGTGGAGACAAGACTTTTGAAGAAGTATTAAAAGAGAAAACTTTAGACTTATTAATTTCAGAAAAGCTAATAGTCGGAAGGGCAAATGAAAAGAAAATAGCTGTTTCTGAGAAGGACATAACAGATCAGATTAATAGCTATAAGGAAGAACTGGGAGGAGAGGAAAAATATACTCAATTCTTAAAGGATAATGATATGACTGAAGAGTATTTTAAGGACAATATAAAAAAAGAACTTCTTATTCAAAAATATAAAGATGATTATATAAATAATCTTAAAATTAGTAATGAAGATGCAAAGAAATACTTTGAAGAAAATAAGGATTCTTTTATAAAGATAAGAGCAAGTCATATATTACTCAAAACCGAAGATGAAGCTAAAAAAGTTGAGGAAAGATTGAAAAAGGGAGAAAAATTTAATGATTTAGCTTATGAATTGTCCATCGATAAAGTATCAGCTGCTAAGGGCGGAGATTTAGGTTACTTTACAAAAGGTCAGATGGTTGAAGAATTTGATAATGCAGCATTTGCTCTTAAAGTCGGGGAAGTAAGCGGAATTGTCAAAACGGATTATGGATTTCATATTATAAAAGTTGATGATAAAGTTGATCAATATGATAAATTAAAAGAAGACGTCATTGCCAGCTTAAAAGAGAAGAAATATAATGAATACTTGACTAAACTAAGAGATGAAGCGGATGTAAAAATATATTTAGATACCGCTACGAGTACTAAGACTAATAATAATGAAGAAAAGAAATAA